The following nucleotide sequence is from Aspergillus nidulans FGSC A4 chromosome I.
TTTGGCCGAGGTCTTGCCCTTTGCGCCTTTTGTTGTTGGCGCCATCTTGAGAAGATTTCAACGGAACGTGGAATTGTATGGATCCACAGGGCCAATCACTTGAGCGCAGACTTATATTAGGACTGTAAACCGGAAAAGTAGTACACAAATAACCAATCGTCAATAATGAAGAAAACTTGGATAGAATTAACTATCGCAACCCCATCCGCAGAAGAAATTTTTCAAAAGGGTAGGCGGTGAGTACTGTCTCCGACCTCTCTCCACATCCGCTAACTACGCCAGGCTCAACAGCAaacctcgccctctccaGGATCCCATCCTCCGTTCACGACTCCCATCCCTTCGCAGTGTGCCATTGGCGTATCTAGAAGAAGATTTTTACTCATCATGACTATCAATCCGACCTACCTCGCGCAGCGCACCCGCTCCTGTACGTTACCATCCGAACCCGAAGCAGTCCGACATCTCCTTTGAAATTGGCGCGATGTCAATGGCTGGAACCCTTGAGAGCTGACTCGTCTGCGTATATAGCTGCCAACTGGAGTGATGCAAAGAAACGTGTTCTAAGGTCCTACAGGGACTGGCTCCGAGCTGTTAGTATCCCATTTCCAGTTCGTTGCGGACGCTGCGTATAATTGGTTGTGGTTGTAGTTCAATACGGCGTCATGGCAAGGCGTCGGCATCTATGCTATCAATCCTCATCCACAACCAGCCGCACTGTCACACGAGCTCCAGGTTTCGGTCTCAGTAACATGTGCCGATAGCTAACAGAACCCTCGGTTGCTAATTAGTCCCCCGAGATTCAAACGATGTACTCTCTGAACCTACCGGTCTCCGCCATTCGCACGAAGGTCCGCCAGGAATTTGAGAAGCACCGCTATGTTAGCCAGCTGCAGGTCGTTGACGTGCTGTTGTACCAAAGCCACTCTGAGTTCCAGGTGAGTCATAACACGCCCTGTAAAGATTCTTACATAGGCCATTTTATTCTTCACTTAGAGCTATGCATTCCATGTCTGCTCACATCCTCCATTTACGATGAAAAGCTAACATATTTCGCCAGGAAACCCTCAACTACTGGAAACAGCTCTCCCACGTGATGAAGTACTTCCGGCCAGAGGAAGACCCAGGTGCCCGGCTACCTCCCAACTTTATCTCGGGCTTCTTGGAGGGCCGCAATTGATTGCTTTTATCTCATAAACCATCTTTCCACTGTGTTCTCCCTTTAAACTTAGCATTGAAACTTCGATTGGGCTCTCAACTCGTGTTGCCACGGCTACGCCGCTAGAGGGTGTTATGTATATATTAAGGTTGTCGGAATAAGTAACGTCTTTTTGAGATTTAAACAACACTATGGGGCTTGTAATGGCAGTGATAGACGTGGAAGGTACTCTAACTTGCCCAGGTAGGTACGTATTCATTGCAGTTCAGGGTGCCCTTTTTGGCAAGGTAATCGATGGCTTGAAAACAATTAGTTACCGGCCTTAGTTTACCCCACAGATATCGAAAAAGTAGCATGATTTGCCATACCACGCAGTGTGAGTCTAAATATTTACAAATATACACAATTAGGACCCGCAAGTTATGAGAACGGCAACCTCAATCAGCCGACTTTTCTACAACAAACGCCTACGCAATCCGgaaacagaaacagagtGGACAGCTAAAATCATGACTCCATCCTATTCGCCTGCTCCGCATTGAATTCATCCCGCGCAGCTGTGAATTTATCCGTCACAACATCACACAGATCCATCAGGGTGTCAAGGCCTTTTTCTAGGGCTTCAACTGCGGTTGTTGAGTCTGTCTCTGAGTTAGTCTTTGCCATCACTCCGACACGGTAATTTCAGGGGAACAAACCGTAAGTCTGAATTCGAATGTTCATCTTTGACTCCGAAGGATGCGGAATCGTGTATCCACAGAATTCGACCTCGGGGCTGTTGTAAACACCCATTAGCACAATGCTTTCCCATACTGCGACCTTTCCAGCGTCCTGAGAAGCTCCTTAAAGAAGTTCAAAGTAGATAGAAGCACTGGCGCAGTGCGAGCAGGAACATACTTCTTCATAATCGCGAAACGCAGCGCATTCCCTAATGTATGTCCTTCACCCTCAAACTGAAACGACGCTGCTGTGTCCGTGGCTCCGGGTAACTAATTTATCCGCATTAGAATAGTCTTGATACGGCACCGTCGTTCATTCCACAGCTGATAGGGCAGAACAGTCATAAAGAAAATATCTGGAGTACATACAACGATGATCCGCTTTTGCTCAAGCAATGTCTCGTCTATGTGGTCTTGGTTCTGCGCTTGAGCATCCAGCATTGACTGGTCGTTGTCCTGAGAGTGTACGGAGGCAGGCATCTTCAATTATCTATTCGCTGCGCTTTACTCCGACTTAGGGTCGTGGTCTTGCGGGGGTTTGTATAGAGAAGATCGGCGGGTGGGTGAGGAGTCGGAACGGGGATACGTTTTCGTGATGCAGCGTCAAAATTGGTTTGCTTTCATTAACGATCGCTTGCGATGAATATCAAATGCGCCAGGAAGCCGACGGTGAAATCAGTCAGAAGTAGACTGAGCTCGCCATCATGGGCCGAGAGAAAAAAGTCGGCGCTGCTTATCGATAGGGGCCTACCGCCTTGCGCATTTGTTGCCTCATAATTTAGGCCTCAATcataacgtggttggtaagcgagctgcgcatgtaagcgagctgcgcacctgcatacagatttcccatattttgaccttttaatcaaccacaacgcctttatattaattattatttatttggacaagcatttcttctatgcccaattctatggcaggtactacatgtaggtaatgcccgtgcctttggtgtttgtgcaccttctgctggtggcccgcatggaccaggtattgcctgaaaagacgcattatgagcttcctcgagctctgtagcctcttgtacagacagaccattatcatgagctatccatctatgcgtacgagctcgctttcgcctttgtatagcattttcagcacgtagcgccctattctcttgctccaatagtatgcccttttgcattgcaatttgacagcctttaattagctggtttagggcattatgggacggtgatggtggactttttgagcgctgtttgagaaaatctctgagtaaagaagcttgctttagaagctcatcaacatttgctggtgtatgtgggcaaaaagtgcttgcctggcttccacggcttccagggggtgtaggcgtacgagcctgaatactaagctttgaaagcactggttcaggattcaatggcactagtcctgctgctcgaaaactgtttctgattgtatccagcttaaatgtgctgattcgagcttgtggataggctgcaaggaaatcaagtttgtcaatatggctgatgccaagccgcattttctgatcaaccaagctggcgtacgagcgcttcaaaactgcaaaacatccaatatcaagtggttgtagaagatgggaggaatgtgccggcatgcagagtggtataatattatgatctgtacagatttgatcaaactctggtgtaagatggcttccatggccatcaagaactagaagttgatatcttccgcgcgtacgatgctctgttgacgggataaattgcttctgaagccagcgaaggctaatttcattagttgtccatccatttgtactaatttcaaatcgccagtcgggcggaaggcctgtaaaccatgcttggttatactgcttgcccttaaagataagtgttggtggaagtgcccatccagaagcactgattgactcaattgcagtaacccattcacggtttcctggctgtagaactggtcttcggccacatgattctgacttggtaatcactttctgatgtgcacaaaggcccattgcaaagccagtctcatcaaagttgtagatatcgtccggtaggatcccgtattgttcgattgtggctcgtacggtgttaaaccatgcttgaataacctttgggttctcttgctttgctcgctggcagtcgtattgccttgacaagcgagactcaagctccgggtggcgttgagtataattatatacccatttctggccgacagtctggattggggtggaaccacgctttgcaagcagaatattagccatttctcgtacatgagcttttgtaggagctgctccgcgtagatctaaagagagaatccactgcttaagcacttcctcttcaatctcagtcaatttatggccatttgcgcgagattcggcgcgatttgtagtcccgcgtagtcgcgtacgtagtgtagattcaggcacattgaagcgacgtgctgcctcgcgtattgatgtaatctccttttttttaatagcctgtacagccagtaggagccgaccttccttctcatggcaattttggcttgaactaacgcgaactcggggcatggtggctgttggaagatagatgaccgcgtcagcatgtaaaaaagtggttgggtgcgcagctcgcttacatgcgcagctcgcttaccaaccacgttagtTAGTCAACTATGATGGCTCTCAACTAAAGCCATCACGGGTTCTTCTGAATTTTTTACGGTTTGCTCTATGATTTCGACCGCCTGATCTATTCCATCTATCGGATGATAGAGCTCCATCGTTCGGAGTCGCTGCACATGCGAAAGCCCCGAGTATTAACGCAAGCGGCAGCTTTGATGATCAAGTGAATACTCAAGTGCTGTATCATACTCTGGGCATCTTGTCCCTCCGCGGGGGGTCAGCTTGGGACGGATACTTGTCATCTTTACGGCGACATGGAATACCGGTTGCATCATCACATCACAATTCCCGCATCCCGCAGGTAATTGCAGGCCGCAGGTACAAAGCCGGGAAGGCACCATTATATCTTTCAGGAAATCAAAATCACACCGTGCAGGTAACTACCCACAAAGAGATGCCGAAAACAAAGTCCAATCAGCAGCCACCGTGTGGCTGGTCAGCTTTGGCGCTGCAGCCCCAACAAGGATGATGGCTCAATTCCTGTATGACGTGAGCCTTGCCATCTATTGTAGATGAAGCGCTGAAGCAGTCTAGAAGCTTCAACTTTGGCTGTCTGAATGATTATCCGTACTCATTCCATGTGTGATTTGGTGATTGATAAGCCAGATACTGCAGCGCACAGATAGTTGCCTTACTAACTGGTTGCTGTGGGTTCAGACTGACCACTGTCTGTCTGATGCATACTCATGGTTCAGTCGGCATGGGTGATTCAATAAATGAATAGCCTGGAGCGTATGCTGCGGCATAGAGATGGTGGGAGTATTCAGAAAGACACCAGATTAGCGGTAAACCATACATACCAAGCCAGGCTCAGCCCAGCAGAGGGGTTGGGGTTTGAACTGGGTTCGGCCGGGCTCTGCCGAGTCCGCTCGTGTTTGAGTAGTAGAAGAATTACACCTGCAGAGTGATCTTCGCCTGGAGAAGCTTCTCGTGCAGCGGGATGAGACCTAGCGAAGGCTTCCCAGCTTGATGTTTGGACCCTTGAGATCAACAGTCTAGTCGCGAAGATCAGACCTGGCAATGCACAGTTGGCTCGTGACCGCAGAGCCTAGCACGGTCCTCAAGGCTCTAGCCTGACAGCCTCAGATTCCCTCAGATTCCGACCGAGGGAGTCTGAAGGGGTATTGTCGTCTTTGTTCAAGGGTTTGCTGGCTGGTTCTCACTCTATCTAATCATAATATTGTTCCCGCATTAATTCCTGCGGGTACAATAATTTGGAAGCCAAGTGGGCAGACAAATGGCCATGGAATGTGAATGTGAGAGGTCGATTCAGATAAATgggaaggaaaaagaaaataaggAACCACTGCGAGGCCATCgcaacttcctcttccgGTCGTTCTGACCTCGGATGAGGGGAAGGGATCGTGGTTCATAAACGTGTGACGAGATGGTCGAAGCCGAGACTGTTGGCCGTCTGTGGTTCGCTTGGGCCGGCGCCCAAGGTGGACCTGCCACAACATCTGACCTTCCGTTTTTATAGATTCAATATCTCACCATCAGAATACTAGATCTGACCGAGCTGAAAGAGATTTATCGAACAAAGAGTACCCAGCTGAACCCCTGGAGCGAGAAGTTGAGTATGGAGAAAACTTGTGGAGGGCCCAGAGCGAGGCTCCATACGGTATACCTAATAAAGCGTGCCCCAAGCGTCGGCGCGCCAGGATCTTCATAGGCTGGATCGATCTGGATGGGACCTGCACCCCTGCTTTACGAACATCACAGCAGAGAACTGCAGTGAGCTGTCTTGGAGGTGCCTAGGAAGAGTGGAAACCTTGATACGCAGGATCTGAGTAGGCCGCGACTGAGAGTCCATAGCAACTCCAACCCTGCAACAGGATGAAGACGTCGTCGGGCAGAAATCTATACAGTATCATAATATTCAGTCACGCCCGGGTGTAGTCTGCACGTAGTGTATTCAGTGTAGTCGGGAGGATTGTCACAAAAGTGTCACATCATCTATCGCGAAACAAACCATGTCTCAGACGGTGCCAATcacagccgccgccgctccaCCGTCAGGAACTGGAATCTGGGAATCAGAATGCATGCGACAAGAGAACTGGTGGCTCTGTTTCAGCCCAATTTCATTTTATAATAGCCTTTAGATGGATCTTAATTTCATCTTTTAATCACTACTGCTGTGATACTCTGCGCCCTCCCTAATCCCCGGTCATCGattctcctctcctctcctcgacccttctccctccttctcctttcctcctcttcctcaagcGACTCTCTGCTCCCCCGCGAGCCGTTGTTCTGCCGTTTCGTCTTCTTGCTATTTTCtactattattattattgttcCGACagcctttctttctcttctctcatttcttttttcACTCCCGGCTCCTTTCGGCCGGTTGCGTTCGTTCTGGGCCGGGCTATTTAGCATTCTTATTTCCTGACCTCTCATTGTCATCACATTGCCGCCGGCCAACTTGGGATAACCGCCCTCCCCCTCTTCACAGCAGGCATCGACCCATTCCCAAGGTTCCTTGTCCGCCTTTCGACCCAACTATTCGACAAGCCTCCGCCGGGCACTTCCCATTCCGTGCCGGCTCTCTCGCCCTGCCACGCTTGTTCCATTCTCGCCGTCTTTGTTCTGGACTGTCGTTATCGGCTACTCGACCTTCCCTTCGTTAGCTTTCAGTTCCTTTTGCCTCCGCTGCCCGCAGAGACAGACGTTCGTTAGCCGCTTCCATCGCTGATCGCTTCAGACCGCGCGCTTTCTgctctcagcctcgtcgCTTCGCATCTTCTGCCGCAGGCGAAGCTCTTACGCTCGCCCGCTCTAGACCGTGACATCGCTGTTAGTCGCAGGTGGACTCTCTGGTATATTACACACAAAGAGGGTTTATGATACCAAAGGGATTATTGCGGCCATCGTCGACCGGATAGCGAATCGTTCTGTTGATAGCTCTTGTCAAGGCTCCATTGTCGCTTTCCGACTTGCCCGTTTGTGTTGTGGTCCCGTATAATGTCTACCGCTGTTGCGCAAGCTCCGGCCGCGCCGCTACCATCTCCCCGCATGAATAGAGACTCCAGTCCCCGCCGGCTGGCACCAGCAAACTCCAGTCAACCCAGCTCTACACCACCACGCGCAGCTCTTGGTTCTCGAGATGGATCCTCTAATAAAAGTTCGCCCGCTGGAAAGAAAGTTACCTCCCCAGCGTAAGTCTTATCACAAAAATACTGATAACAATGAGATAGGATCTGACATTCTAGTAGTTCACAGAGTGGAAAACCCCCAAAAGTGGTAGTGAAGAAGGAGCCGCCCTCGTCGCCCGGACTGCAGACCAGTACCCGTCCTCGACCCCGAAAACTGGATCTTTCCACTAGCCTTCCAAGCTCAGAAAGGCTATCAGCCCGCCCCGCAGGTGGTCCTATGACAGCTCGTGATGTTAGTATGCAAGATGTGGGACTTGCTTGCCTATCCCCCGGCTTTCAGACCCACGACCCGGTCATGCGAGAACAGCTACAAAGGAGTTTGTCCGTTCGAGACCAACAACGACATATAATCGAAGCCAGACTCCAGAAGTCGGCTAAGGATGATGGTCCGGAAGGCGTGAAACCATCCGAATCCAACACATTTAGTCTGCCAAAGGCTACTTCTTCGAAGAGGCGGCCTCCTCCTGGGCTGTCAATTGTACCTCCGACGGCTGCGCAGTTCGCCAACGAGCGTGTAATCCAGTCCGCGCCGCTTAACCAAACATTTACGGGTCGACACCAACCGCAGCCGTTGACACGCCACGTCGTCAATCAGAGCCCAACGCTGGGTTCCACTTCACATATCCACCATGTGCCCGCGACGCAGACCAGCAACCGCCTTCCGCCTCTCTCAGATGTTTTTGGATCCGATGCCTTGGCGGCCTCCAGAGACCGTGACGCAAACCGCACTCCCTATCAGCAGAACAACTTACCTCCCATGCCATCGCCCAGAATTCCAGGAAGTTCACAGCAGACTAACAGACCCCGCGAGTATCGCTCTGCTGAGGAGGCGGTTCAAGATATGTCAGGTGGACGTGAAGACCTACTGCCGCGTATCGTGCATTACGGTGGACACCAACCTCCCACACCACCGTCTCCGCGTGCCACCAACGGTCCGAAGTCTGCCGTGCCTCATCTTGAGACAACATCAATGGCTAGCGCACAGGCTACACACCACCCAGCGCCGCATGCGGCTGAAGGAACCGCTCGCCGTCGCACCAGAAGTGAATATGAAAGGGATAACGGTAGCCCTCCTTTAGGTTATGGGCCTGACTCTCATTACAGACCTAATCCGGCATTGGGACATGGATCAAATGCTGCATACGGGCCATttggagctggaagagactCGCCAGAGACGCAgcggagaaagaaggaggagttttTGGGCTTATGCGCACGTGCCTGGGATCTATTCCACTCCTGAGCCTCAACTAGCTAATTCACAGGCGGTACTGATTGCAATAAGTCCGCAACACTCAGCCCGAATTGCGCAGCGGTCTTGTTGATACGGCTCTCTGATTGCAGCTGTTTAATGTTCTCAGCCGCGCATATGACGATCTGAAATGGCTAAATGAACAGCATGAACTGAACCAAGGAGAGGTTCAGATTggtttttgttttcttctaTTCTCCTGTTATTTTGGGCCCTTTCTTGGTCGTCTCTTACCATCTAGTGCAAAAGACATGCGCTGCTTTTTTTCGACCTGGTTCCATTCTACGGGTCAGGAGGCGTTGTGCGgagttttctttttccttcaATCTGACTGCGTGTTTTCAGGAATCTTGTCCATACCTATTCTCAACCTATACATCTCCTGGTGATTATTGTatggcttgatgccctgtTGCGATACCACTTGTTTGTTTGATATCATTCCCCTTTCTCTGCTGGTCTTCAAAGCTATGGTATTTGCCATATGCTTTAGCTGGCATAATATTCATACGTGACAAGGATGCGGATAATTTTGGATAATGTCAACTGATATGCGTGGCTTTTTGAGTTCATGTTCTTGTCCCTACATTCTTTAAAGCCTATATCCTAATAAGCATGTACACCTAAGTATAGCTCATTGTCTCACGAGCCTCAACCGCTCAAGCCATACGCCGCCTTTTGCTGGGCGCGGCATCAGAATCTCCACCCAGCCCTCTTCGCTCCATGGgcatctcctttctctccttagcagcagccttcttccttctccgttCCAGAGCCTTCGCCCGATCCTTCGACTTCATCCCTTCGTACTTCTTCAGCAATGCCTGCTTCTTAATATCGgacttcttcaagaagtACGGCGTagccttcttcccctctcgGATAAGCTGCTTTTCCCGCTTTTTGTGCTCCGACAAAATCTCCTTCTCCCGCTTGTGATTCTCTATCGTACGCAGCCTGTCCGTCATGGATCGGATCTCTCGCTGTAATGCCTCTCGCCTTCTCACATCCTTTGTCTTCGCAAGTTGCTCCTTCAACGCCCTGAGTTCCGCAGCGCGGTAATCGTCCAGAAACGCATAGGCGTCGCTTGGTGCAGAAGAGCCACTCCCGCCTCGACCTCCCACAATCGTCGGGTCGAACCTCGGATCACGAGACTTAGGTACACTAGGCGGTTCAATGATGGTCCGTTTCCGAGAAACAGCATATTTTGAAGA
It contains:
- a CDS encoding DNA-directed RNA polymerase core subunit RPC19 (transcript_id=CADANIAT00007332), producing MPASVHSQDNDQSMLDAQAQNQDHIDETLLEQKRIIVLPGATDTAASFQFEGEGHTLGNALRFAIMKNPEVEFCGYTIPHPSESKMNIRIQTYDSTTAVEALEKGLDTLMDLCDVVTDKFTAARDEFNAEQANRMES
- a CDS encoding putative NADH-ubiquinone oxidoreductase B14 subunit (transcript_id=CADANIAT00007331), whose product is MTINPTYLAQRTRSSANWSDAKKRVLRSYRDWLRASPEIQTMYSLNLPVSAIRTKVRQEFEKHRYVSQLQVVDVLLYQSHSEFQETLNYWKQLSHVMKYFRPEEDPGARLPPNFISGFLEGRN
- the rrp36 gene encoding rRNA-processing protein rrp36 (transcript_id=CADANIAT00007335); protein product: MAISDLLNRRVRAAPDEDEEVYSDESASGSEPPSDEGSSDESGSESGRDSLNGSDNDFDSESQNSEASDSISEDEDDDGDVKSSLNNISFGALAKAQASFAPQTKRRTKNLKDNEGTTASPLDDIRAKIQEAREQKRKASLASKDSSAKSRVDKPPPRTSKHAPTVQSSKYAVSRKRTIIEPPSVPKSRDPRFDPTIVGGRGGSGSSAPSDAYAFLDDYRAAELRALKEQLAKTKDVRRREALQREIRSMTDRLRTIENHKREKEILSEHKKREKQLIREGKKATPYFLKKSDIKKQALLKKYEGMKSKDRAKALERRRKKAAAKERKEMPMERRGLGGDSDAAPSKRRRMA
- a CDS encoding uncharacterized protein (transcript_id=CADANIAT00007333); translation: MPRVRVSSSQNCHEKEGRLLLAVQAIKKKEITSIREAARRFNVPESTLRTRLRGTTNRAESRANGHKLTEIEEEVLKQWILSLDLRGAAPTKAHVREMANILLAKRGSTPIQTVGQKWVYNYTQRHPELESRLSRQYDCQRAKQENPKVIQAWFNTVRATIEQYGILPDDIYNFDETGFAMGLCAHQKVITKSESCGRRPVLQPGNREWVTAIESISASGWALPPTLIFKGKQYNQAWFTGLPPDWRFEISTNGWTTNEISLRWLQKQFIPSTEHRTRGRYQLLVLDGHGSHLTPEFDQICTDHNIIPLCMPAHSSHLLQPLDIGCFAVLKRSYASLVDQKMRLGISHIDKLDFLAAYPQARISTFKLDTIRNSFRAAGLVPLNPEPVLSKLSIQARTPTPPGSRGSQASTFCPHTPANVDELLKQASLLRDFLKQRSKSPPSPSHNALNQLIKGCQIAMQKGILLEQENRALRAENAIQRRKRARTHRWIAHDNGLSVQEATELEEAHNASFQAIPGPCGPPAEGAQTPKARALPTCSTCHRIGHRRNACPNK
- a CDS encoding uncharacterized protein (transcript_id=CADANIAT00007334); the encoded protein is MSTAVAQAPAAPLPSPRMNRDSSPRRLAPANSSQPSSTPPRAALGSRDGSSNKSSPAGKKVTSPASQSGKPPKVVVKKEPPSSPGLQTSTRPRPRKLDLSTSLPSSERLSARPAGGPMTARDVSMQDVGLACLSPGFQTHDPVMREQLQRSLSVRDQQRHIIEARLQKSAKDDGPEGVKPSESNTFSLPKATSSKRRPPPGLSIVPPTAAQFANERVIQSAPLNQTFTGRHQPQPLTRHVVNQSPTLGSTSHIHHVPATQTSNRLPPLSDVFGSDALAASRDRDANRTPYQQNNLPPMPSPRIPGSSQQTNRPREYRSAEEAVQDMSGGREDLLPRIVHYGGHQPPTPPSPRATNGPKSAVPHLETTSMASAQATHHPAPHAAEGTARRRTRSEYERDNGSPPLGYGPDSHYRPNPALGHGSNAAYGPFGAGRDSPETQRRKKEEFLGLCARAWDLFHS